From Molothrus ater isolate BHLD 08-10-18 breed brown headed cowbird chromosome 8, BPBGC_Mater_1.1, whole genome shotgun sequence, a single genomic window includes:
- the LOC118688374 gene encoding glutathione S-transferase omega-1-like, giving the protein MSGDHSRSLGKGSAAPGPVPAGLIRLYSMRFCPYAQRTRLVLRAKGISHEVININLKNKPEWYFEKNPSGLVPVLETSKGQLIWESPITCEYLDEAFPGKKLMPSDPYERACQKMLLEDFSKITSLLFKHVLAVKDGQDTTALKAEIAEKFGKLEEVLSKRNTVFYGGDSVSMVDYMIWPWFERLEPFQLKDSLNHTPKLQRWMEAMKEDPAIKATITDPQIYKNYLQLYLKNSPEACDYGL; this is encoded by the exons ATGTCGGGCGATCACTCCCGCAGCCTGGGCAAGG GCAGCGCGGCGCCGGGCCCGGTGCCCGCGGGGCTGATCCGGCTCTACAGCATGCGCTTCTGCCCCTACGCGCAGCGGACGCGCCTGGTTCTCCGCGCCAAGGGCATCAG CCATGAAGTAATCAACATcaatctgaaaaacaaacccGAGTGGTACTTTGAGAAGAACCCCTCTGGGCTGGTTCCTGTTCTGGAGACCAGCAAGGGCCAGCTGATCTGGGAGTCCCCAATCACCTGTGAGTACTTGGATGAAGCATTTCCAGGGAAGAAGCTGATGCCTTCAGACCCCTATGAGCGAGCTTGTCAAAAGATGCTCTTGGAAGACTTCTCAAAG ATAACATCCTTGCTTTTCAAGCATGTTTTGGCAGTCAAAGATGGACAGGACACCACTGCACTGAAAGCAGAGATTGCTGAAAAGTTTGGCAAACTTGAAGAG GTTCTGTCCAAACGCAACACGGTGTTTTATGGTGGGGACTCGGTCTCAATGGTTGACTACATGATCTGGCCATGGTTTGAACGTCTGGAACCATTCCAGCTGAAGGA CTCTTTGAATCACACCCCAAAGCTCCAACGCTGGATGGAGGCCATGAAGGAGGACCCTGCTATCAAGGCTACAATAACTGACCCACAGATATACAAAAACTACCTCCAGCTGTATCTGAAGAACAGCCCTGAGGCATGTGATTATGGGCTCTGA
- the ITPRIP gene encoding inositol 1,4,5-trisphosphate receptor-interacting protein: MPVGLFRVCLLVITAIVNHPLFFPKENGTVPENTEEIIQKMKEREESLRLEQLRLEQEIADQEATQKALEKAAVVVEESKEEKVRWDMWTALSMVIFLLIELWRQDFQEGNWQDIGGEEDDMAVLGKAFKGVALPDKAVLASFYEKRILGTTGDMARMREMVEGFADDLLEALRSVCNRDADMEVEDCMGVGSMYENWRVRKPFVCDLIVPFAPPEPYCFRCQTWCSGDSFPPDEQGYGTIKVCRADEDETGCICDKTKLGEDMLCLLHSQVSSTRPSSEMEDLLCFKNTQYLDADQVMKWFQIAVTKAWNRISHKYEFDLSFSLLDSPGALKIKFKSGKSIAFNLTPVVQYENSDVYFISHFPRSSLAADVPSSTHWFLTFAVYERRFIQLVSKTLPANACHVSCLQILSFLHGKQCSLTGPSGLTNYHLKTVLLHLLQARPSQDWAPEKLEARLQDMLKFLEKCLHEKKLYHFFIGNGKVPAELGFPIIFQRAEPLNLFRPFVLRRDIYRKMVDTFHEMLRNMSALINEYTVHIPLAHTNGIRKEPL, encoded by the coding sequence ATGCCCGTGGGACTCTTCCGGGTGTGCCTACTGGTGATCACAGCTATTGTCAACCACCCGCTCTTCTTCCCTAAGGAGAATGGCACGGTCcctgaaaacacagaggaaatcATCCAGAAGATGAAGGAGCGGGAGGAGAGCCTGCGGCTGGAGCAGTTGCGCTTGGAGCAGGAAATCGCAGACCAGGAAGCCACACAGAAGGCTCTGGAAAAGGCTGCAGTGGTAGTGGaggaaagcaaagaggaaaaggtCCGATGGGATATGTGGACTGCCCTTTCCATGGTCATCTTCCTGCTGATCGAGCTCTGGAGGCAGGATTTCCAGGAAGGGAACTGGCAGGACATAGGAGGAGAAGAGGATGACATGGCAGTCCTGGGGAAAGCATTTAAAGGAGTGGCCTTGCCCGACAAGGCTGTCCTGGCCAGCTTCTATGAGAAGCGTATCCTGGGTACCACCGGAGACATGGCCAGGATGCGGGAGATGGTGGAAGGCTTTGCAGATGACCTGCTGGAGGCCTTGAGGAGCGTCTGTAACCGGGATGCTGACATGGAAGTGGAAGATTGCATGGGTGTGGGGAGCATGTATGAGAACTGGAGAGTGCGCAAACCCTTCGTCTGTGATCTGATAGTGCCTTTTGCTCCCCCGGAGCCTTACTGCTTTCGCTGCCAGACCTGGTGCTCTGGTGACTCTTTTCCCCCAGATGAACAAGGTTATGGCACTATCAAGGTGTGCAGGGCAGATGAGGATGAGACGGGTTGCATCTGTGACAAGACTAAACTAGGGGAAGATATGCTGTGCCTCCTCCATAGCCAGGTCAGTAGTACCAGGCCCAGCAGTGAGATGGAAGACCTCCTGTGCTTCAAAAATACTCAATATCTAGATGCCGACCAAGTCATGAAGTGGTTCCAGATTGCCGTCACCAAGGCCTGGAACAGAATCTCCCACAAATATGAATTTGACCTTTCCTTCAGCCTCCTGGACTCGCCAGGAGCCCTGAAGATAAAATTTAAATCGGGGAAATCGATTGCCTTCAACCTCACCCCTGTGGTGCAGTATGAGAACTCTGACGTTTACTTCATCTCCCACTTCCCtcggagcagcctggcagcagatgtcccctccaGCACCCACTGGTTTCTCACCTTTGCAGTGTATGAGAGGAGGTTCATCCAGCTGGTCTCCAAAACACTGCCTGCCAATGCCTGCCATGTCAGCTGCCTTCAgatcctctccttcctccatgGGAAGCAGTGCAGCCTCACAGGGCCCAGTGGGCTCACCAACTACCACCTGAAAACAGTGCTGCTGCATCTCCTGCAGGCACGTCCCAGCCAGGACTGGGCCCCAGAAAAGCTGGAGGCCCGCCTACAGGACATGCTGAAATTCCTAGAGAAATGTTTGCATGAAAAGAAGCTTTATCACTTCTTTATTGGCAATGGGAAGGtaccagcagagctgggtttcCCCATCATATTTCAGAGGGCTGAGCCTCTCAACCTTTTCCGTCCCTTTGTGCTACGCAGGGACATCTACAGGAAGATGGTGGACACGTTCCACGAGATGCTCAGGAACATGTCTGCACTGATAAATGAGTACACAGTGCACATTCCCCTTGCACACACCAATGGGATCCGTAAGGAACCCCTTTAA